A genomic segment from Peribacillus sp. ACCC06369 encodes:
- a CDS encoding acyl-CoA dehydrogenase family protein, translating to MSFFQSQEQKEYIQKLEEAIQSFSARSEVLDDTKGFPFENIQELKEFGYPKLTLAKEDGGNGGSLYDFLLCQEKIAQYCGPTALGIGWHVGTVLSLTEKRPWEKGAMNELFSEVSKGALINTAASEAGTGSPTRGGRPETIAIKKGERWNLNGRKTFTTLSPVLDIFLVTAWVPEDECLGTFLVHRDVIGVSIEETWDMISMQGTGSHDLVLNDVSLPKKHLVMKSNPGGNRKPEAWLLHIPACYLGIAVAARNYAVEFAKTYSPNSLPGPIRDLPNVQRTIGEMELELSEAHHFLYSVAEKWEQHPEDHDELSKQLGAVKLSVVNKSISIVDKAMRVVGAKSLQRTNPLQRYYRDVRAGLHNPPMDDATITMLAKSALY from the coding sequence ATGTCGTTTTTTCAGTCACAGGAGCAAAAAGAATATATACAAAAATTAGAGGAAGCGATTCAGTCCTTTTCCGCCCGATCTGAAGTTCTTGATGATACAAAGGGTTTTCCTTTTGAAAACATTCAGGAGTTAAAGGAATTCGGATATCCTAAATTGACCTTAGCCAAAGAAGATGGGGGAAATGGCGGTTCCTTATATGATTTTCTCCTATGCCAAGAAAAAATAGCTCAGTATTGTGGTCCAACAGCTTTAGGAATAGGCTGGCATGTCGGAACGGTCCTATCTTTAACCGAGAAAAGACCCTGGGAAAAAGGGGCCATGAATGAATTGTTTTCTGAAGTGTCGAAAGGCGCCCTCATCAACACGGCAGCATCTGAGGCTGGAACAGGAAGCCCGACGCGTGGCGGCCGTCCGGAAACGATCGCTATCAAAAAGGGTGAACGATGGAATTTGAATGGAAGAAAGACTTTTACTACACTCTCACCCGTCCTTGATATTTTTCTTGTAACGGCATGGGTACCCGAGGATGAGTGTTTAGGCACATTTTTAGTCCATCGTGATGTAATCGGTGTAAGTATAGAAGAAACTTGGGATATGATTTCCATGCAGGGAACAGGAAGTCATGATTTGGTGTTAAATGACGTCAGCCTGCCTAAAAAGCATTTAGTCATGAAAAGCAATCCTGGTGGAAACAGGAAACCCGAAGCGTGGCTCTTACATATACCGGCTTGCTACTTGGGAATTGCAGTGGCTGCCAGAAATTATGCAGTTGAATTTGCGAAAACCTATTCTCCCAATAGCTTACCAGGACCAATCAGGGATCTTCCGAATGTTCAACGGACAATTGGGGAGATGGAACTGGAATTGAGCGAGGCACACCATTTTCTCTACTCTGTCGCAGAAAAATGGGAGCAGCACCCTGAAGATCATGATGAACTATCGAAACAATTGGGTGCTGTTAAGTTATCGGTCGTCAATAAATCGATTTCGATTGTCGATAAAGCGATGAGAGTCGTCGGAGCCAAAAGTTTACAACGGACAAATCCCCTGCAACGGTATTATAGGGATGTACGCGCAGGACTTCATAATCCTCCGATGGATGATGCGACAATCACCATGCTAGCAAAATCAGCTCTTTATTAA
- a CDS encoding antibiotic biosynthesis monooxygenase family protein produces the protein MNSSKSIVWINVFTAKPGKLDELVAIQSEELLNFKRGSQGVPGWINSRWHRSVDKNKAIMITTFESVDHHKNWLEKSEFTEHLNKIKHLIEDAEGGYYTLVEVIENM, from the coding sequence ATGAATTCAAGTAAATCAATAGTATGGATTAATGTATTTACAGCTAAACCTGGCAAACTAGATGAATTAGTTGCGATACAGTCTGAAGAACTTCTCAATTTTAAGAGGGGATCTCAAGGTGTTCCTGGTTGGATTAATAGTCGTTGGCATCGTTCTGTTGATAAAAATAAGGCTATTATGATAACTACCTTTGAAAGTGTTGATCATCATAAAAATTGGTTAGAAAAAAGTGAATTTACTGAACACCTTAACAAGATAAAACATCTCATTGAAGATGCAGAAGGTGGGTACTACACATTAGTGGAAGTCATTGAAAACATGTAA
- a CDS encoding TetR/AcrR family transcriptional regulator, which yields MSNSHNLSNSHNLSNDDKLLLAAIDLIAEKGYNGVTTLEIAGAAGLSEKTLFRRFRSKQNLLETAFDRYHNAEEMTKLLNERQIVWDLHSDLQLISRTYHEIMNRNRKMIMISIKEEGNLPGFRERTQKHPRKLLEILTNYFNTMYEKGKLIHTDSELQAWSFMMMNFGAFMNNLDADENYPTVSLEAFIMESVQTFTRALTP from the coding sequence ATGAGTAACAGTCATAATCTAAGTAACAGTCATAATCTAAGTAACGATGATAAGCTACTTTTGGCTGCGATCGATCTAATAGCAGAGAAAGGCTACAATGGTGTTACTACTCTGGAAATCGCTGGTGCGGCAGGTTTGAGTGAAAAGACACTGTTTCGTCGCTTCAGAAGTAAGCAAAATCTTTTAGAAACGGCATTTGACCGATATCACAATGCCGAAGAAATGACAAAACTTTTAAATGAAAGGCAAATCGTTTGGGATTTACATTCAGACTTACAACTGATAAGTCGAACATATCATGAAATCATGAATCGTAACCGGAAAATGATTATGATAAGTATCAAGGAAGAAGGCAATTTACCTGGATTTCGAGAAAGAACACAAAAGCATCCTCGGAAGTTACTGGAAATTTTGACAAACTATTTTAACACGATGTATGAAAAAGGAAAACTTATTCACACAGATTCAGAGCTGCAAGCGTGGTCGTTCATGATGATGAATTTTGGTGCCTTTATGAACAACCTGGATGCCGATGAGAACTATCCGACCGTGTCCCTTGAGGCATTTATAATGGAAAGTGTGCAAACATTCACTAGGGCATTAACTCCCTAG
- a CDS encoding helix-turn-helix transcriptional regulator translates to MKKGEKLSTTVESVGLSQREFLTIFLLHSLKLKANYPRAIHQDLKNTFTGKVHSYDYLCKISNMLVESNHLSLYTNKGRNYYQITEKGKELYIWYQENFLERFSEVKKVIDRFMFDLRGSGENPPVFNELPEEYRSYFSKIISVKDLVRYVTLKTAFTKKPIYMGEIGDLLKNQFGWIASNGYLYDLSHEMEENGLLVGRWESEKRTKRYLRITDEGQHHYKQIADSAAFQVQEIQKYMASVVMFLKEKT, encoded by the coding sequence GTGAAGAAAGGGGAAAAACTGTCTACAACGGTTGAATCGGTTGGGTTGAGCCAGCGGGAATTTTTAACGATTTTCTTACTGCATTCTTTGAAATTAAAAGCGAATTATCCAAGGGCGATCCATCAGGACCTAAAAAATACGTTTACTGGAAAAGTGCATAGCTATGACTATTTATGTAAAATATCCAATATGCTTGTCGAATCCAACCATTTATCATTATATACGAATAAAGGAAGAAATTATTATCAGATAACTGAAAAAGGAAAAGAGCTTTACATATGGTACCAAGAGAATTTCCTGGAACGGTTTTCCGAAGTGAAGAAGGTCATTGATCGGTTCATGTTCGATTTAAGGGGATCTGGTGAAAACCCCCCGGTTTTTAATGAACTTCCTGAAGAATACAGGTCGTATTTCTCAAAAATAATATCCGTGAAGGACCTTGTCCGTTATGTTACTTTAAAAACCGCTTTCACTAAGAAGCCTATTTACATGGGTGAAATTGGCGACCTGCTTAAAAATCAGTTCGGTTGGATCGCGTCTAACGGCTATTTATACGATTTATCTCATGAAATGGAAGAGAACGGGCTTCTTGTCGGCAGATGGGAAAGTGAAAAGCGAACAAAACGATATTTACGAATCACCGATGAAGGACAGCATCATTATAAACAGATTGCGGATTCTGCCGCTTTTCAAGTACAGGAAATTCAAAAATACATGGCAAGTGTCGTTATGTTCTTAAAAGAAAAAACTTAA
- a CDS encoding NADPH-dependent FMN reductase: MGKLNIGIILGSTRQGRVSPQVGNWVKEIADKRGDANYEIVDIADFKLPFLGEGTGKEPGLTAWAEKLSSLDGFVFIVQEYNHSITGALKNALDSARDEWNNKAAGIVSYGSTGGARAAEHLRGILGELLVADVRVNPTFSLFTDFENYKTFKPADLHLGNVHAMLDQTIAWSSALKKLR; this comes from the coding sequence TTGGGGAAATTAAACATTGGAATTATCTTAGGAAGCACACGTCAAGGACGCGTAAGTCCACAAGTAGGAAATTGGGTAAAAGAAATAGCTGATAAACGCGGAGATGCAAATTATGAAATCGTAGATATTGCAGACTTTAAATTGCCTTTTTTGGGTGAAGGCACTGGTAAAGAACCGGGGTTAACAGCTTGGGCAGAAAAACTTTCCAGCTTAGATGGATTTGTTTTTATCGTACAGGAATACAATCACAGTATTACAGGAGCATTAAAAAATGCGCTTGATTCCGCACGCGATGAATGGAACAACAAGGCGGCGGGCATTGTGAGCTATGGTTCAACAGGCGGAGCTCGTGCAGCTGAACATTTGCGTGGCATCTTAGGTGAATTACTTGTTGCGGACGTTCGAGTAAATCCAACATTTTCACTATTTACAGACTTTGAAAACTACAAGACATTTAAACCAGCTGATTTACACCTTGGTAATGTCCACGCAATGTTAGATCAAACGATCGCATGGAGCAGTGCATTAAAAAAATTACGTTAA
- a CDS encoding thiamine pyrophosphate-dependent dehydrogenase E1 component subunit alpha, with the protein METVQPNEIKLSQEKAYWMYKKMLEIRKFEDQVHESFAKGILPGFVHLYAGEEAVAVGVCAHLSDKDSITSTHRGHGHCIAKECDLNGMMAEIYGKVTGLCKGKGGSMHIADLDKGMLGANGIVGGGFPLACGAALTAKYKKTDHVSVCFFGDGANNHGTFHEGINLAAIWKLPVIFIAENNGYGEATPFNYASSCKTIADRAISYNIPGVRVDGKDVMAVYKAAEEAVQRARRGEGPSLIECVTYRNYGHFEGDAQKYKKEQDKKEHKQEKDAIVLFRNYLLNQNLLGEKDLVSLESAVEESIKQAVKFSEESPYPEASDLLNDVYVSY; encoded by the coding sequence ATGGAAACGGTTCAACCTAATGAAATTAAGTTATCACAGGAGAAGGCTTATTGGATGTACAAAAAAATGCTGGAGATCAGAAAATTCGAAGACCAAGTTCATGAATCATTTGCAAAGGGGATTTTACCAGGGTTTGTCCATTTGTATGCTGGGGAAGAAGCGGTGGCTGTCGGAGTATGTGCCCACTTATCCGATAAAGACAGCATTACCAGCACTCACCGGGGGCATGGCCACTGTATTGCAAAAGAATGCGATCTAAATGGGATGATGGCTGAAATATATGGAAAAGTGACAGGGCTTTGTAAAGGAAAAGGCGGTTCCATGCATATTGCCGATCTGGATAAAGGGATGTTAGGTGCGAACGGGATAGTCGGTGGAGGCTTTCCGCTCGCATGCGGTGCAGCTTTAACTGCCAAATATAAAAAGACGGATCATGTTAGTGTTTGTTTTTTTGGTGATGGTGCCAATAATCATGGGACCTTCCATGAAGGGATAAATCTGGCGGCAATCTGGAAGCTACCCGTTATATTCATTGCTGAAAATAATGGGTATGGGGAAGCCACGCCATTCAACTATGCTTCTAGTTGTAAAACGATAGCCGATCGTGCGATTAGCTACAATATTCCGGGTGTCCGGGTGGATGGGAAAGATGTTATGGCTGTGTATAAGGCTGCTGAAGAAGCCGTTCAGAGAGCTCGCAGGGGAGAAGGCCCTTCATTAATAGAATGCGTTACTTATCGTAATTATGGACACTTCGAGGGAGATGCACAGAAATATAAAAAAGAACAAGACAAAAAGGAGCATAAACAAGAGAAAGATGCGATTGTTCTGTTTAGGAATTACTTACTGAATCAGAATCTGCTGGGAGAAAAAGATCTGGTTTCTCTAGAGAGTGCCGTGGAGGAATCTATTAAACAGGCAGTAAAGTTCAGTGAAGAAAGCCCGTATCCAGAGGCATCTGATTTATTAAACGATGTTTATGTATCTTATTAA
- a CDS encoding HAMP domain-containing sensor histidine kinase: MNLMTKDLLINFLIILFPIFLLQMSYLVKYVYRLDALKGSFLSIFPILSLVLCMLFPVVTEKDFVWDLRWIPFLLGGLYGGYRLGIILIVITLLIRYLTGGENGLYISCITFPLIGVSLFFISKYYLKMSVSKKIFIGISLIFIVHSLTQFISTEVFELTIGISIWKQYFTIQVIGIVVVILLWEVILTNFQVLEKLVKAEKLQIVSHLAASISHEVRNPLTVTRGYIQMLSEDVSPNTKVKYANIALKELDRATDVINDYLTFAAISPENKERLMVSEEIQHVVNSINPLANDNGIELKLSLFEDEAYYIMGERKKFQQCLFNILKNGIESMQDDGEIYIHLIHAAPTIQIKIQDQGSGMTQEQIYRLGEPYFTTKNKGTGLGMMVSYSVIKSMDGSIHVSSVQGKGTCFSINLPIHRKEPI; the protein is encoded by the coding sequence ATGAATCTTATGACAAAAGATTTACTGATTAACTTTTTAATTATCCTTTTTCCGATTTTTTTATTGCAAATGAGCTATCTGGTAAAGTACGTATACCGTTTAGATGCATTAAAAGGATCGTTCTTATCCATTTTCCCTATTCTCTCACTTGTTCTATGCATGCTATTCCCCGTTGTCACAGAAAAGGATTTTGTTTGGGATCTTCGATGGATTCCATTTCTATTAGGCGGTTTATATGGAGGGTACCGGTTAGGAATCATATTAATTGTCATCACTCTACTTATTCGCTATTTAACAGGGGGGGAAAATGGACTTTATATATCATGCATCACTTTTCCGCTAATTGGTGTTTCCCTGTTTTTTATATCGAAATACTATCTAAAAATGTCAGTCAGTAAAAAAATCTTCATCGGTATTTCATTAATCTTTATTGTTCACAGTCTCACACAGTTTATTTCAACAGAAGTATTTGAACTTACTATAGGCATAAGTATATGGAAACAATACTTCACGATCCAAGTCATAGGAATTGTTGTTGTAATATTACTATGGGAGGTCATTCTAACTAATTTTCAGGTTCTCGAAAAATTAGTGAAAGCGGAAAAATTGCAAATCGTTAGTCATCTGGCTGCAAGCATCTCTCATGAAGTCAGAAATCCCCTTACAGTTACTAGGGGATATATTCAAATGTTAAGCGAAGACGTTTCTCCCAATACAAAGGTTAAGTATGCAAATATTGCGTTGAAGGAATTAGATCGGGCTACGGATGTCATAAATGATTATTTGACGTTTGCTGCCATAAGCCCTGAAAATAAAGAGCGATTAATGGTATCCGAGGAAATTCAGCATGTCGTGAACAGTATAAATCCCTTGGCAAACGATAATGGAATCGAATTGAAATTATCCCTATTCGAAGATGAAGCTTATTATATCATGGGGGAAAGGAAGAAATTCCAACAGTGCTTGTTCAATATCTTAAAGAATGGCATAGAATCGATGCAAGATGATGGCGAAATATACATACATTTAATTCATGCTGCCCCCACCATCCAAATTAAGATTCAAGATCAAGGAAGTGGAATGACACAGGAACAAATATACCGTTTAGGTGAACCATACTTTACGACAAAAAATAAAGGAACGGGATTAGGCATGATGGTTTCATATAGCGTTATAAAAAGCATGGATGGATCGATACATGTGTCAAGTGTACAAGGGAAAGGTACATGCTTCTCTATTAACCTGCCCATTCATAGAAAAGAGCCAATTTGA
- a CDS encoding acetoacetate--CoA ligase — MKSLTDGQIIWEPTNEQIEQTVLTQYMKWLNEKKGLSFQDYHELWKWSVAELEDFWASVWDYCDVKADRKYDRVLAEHSMPGAKWFEGARLNYAENALLNDQEDKTAIFFRSEHIRQQEVSWKELKEKVASVAHSLRGLGVKSGDRVVAYMPNIPEAVIAFLATVSIGAIWSSCSPDFGARSVIDRFKQIEPVVLLAVDGYQYNGKAYDKTSVVAQLKQELVTVKHTVMVPYIEKKILEENLADTIPWDDLVKEKAELSFESVPFDHPLWILYSSGTTGMPKPIVQGHGGILLEHFKSTRMHQGMTSEDTVFWFTTTGWMMWNLLMGGLLNEGTIVLYDGSPSFPDMDALWQLAEDTGMTFFGTSAPFLTNSMKLGIKPMGKYDLSKLKALFSTGAPLSGDGYKWVYENVKKDIWLSSSSGGTDVCAGFVGGVPTLPVRIGEIQGRALGVRAEAFDEQGRTLINEVGELVITKPMPSMPLYFWNDQDGTRYYESYFDTYPGIWKHGDWIKIDDKGSCIIYGRSDSTINRSGVRMGTSDIYRVVEAIDEVMESLVIDREVLGRGSSLLLFVVLKPGNSLDAALTAKIKEQIRGHVSPRFIPDQIHVVEQIPKTLNGKKMEVPIRKVLLGFEFDKVVNPDSMGNPDSLQFFKELAIELNEKKIF, encoded by the coding sequence ATGAAATCGCTTACAGATGGACAAATCATTTGGGAACCTACAAACGAACAAATCGAGCAAACGGTATTGACTCAATATATGAAATGGTTAAACGAAAAGAAAGGTTTATCATTTCAAGATTATCATGAATTATGGAAATGGTCGGTTGCTGAACTGGAGGATTTTTGGGCTTCGGTTTGGGATTATTGTGATGTAAAAGCTGACAGGAAATATGACAGGGTTTTAGCGGAGCATTCAATGCCAGGGGCGAAATGGTTCGAAGGGGCAAGGCTTAATTATGCTGAAAATGCATTATTGAATGATCAAGAAGATAAAACGGCGATCTTTTTTCGTTCCGAACATATCAGGCAGCAAGAGGTAAGCTGGAAAGAGCTGAAAGAAAAAGTAGCTTCTGTTGCCCATTCGTTAAGGGGACTTGGTGTGAAATCCGGTGATCGTGTTGTAGCTTATATGCCAAATATCCCTGAAGCGGTCATAGCTTTCTTGGCGACAGTAAGTATAGGTGCCATCTGGTCCAGCTGTTCACCTGACTTTGGGGCAAGAAGCGTCATTGATCGTTTCAAACAGATTGAACCGGTTGTATTACTTGCGGTTGATGGGTACCAGTACAATGGAAAAGCATATGATAAAACATCCGTTGTTGCACAGCTTAAACAGGAATTGGTTACTGTCAAGCATACTGTAATGGTTCCTTACATAGAAAAGAAGATTTTGGAAGAGAATCTGGCAGATACGATTCCATGGGATGATCTAGTAAAAGAAAAAGCCGAATTATCTTTTGAAAGTGTTCCGTTTGATCATCCGCTTTGGATTCTCTATTCATCAGGTACAACCGGAATGCCAAAACCGATTGTACAAGGCCATGGCGGAATATTATTGGAGCATTTTAAATCAACAAGAATGCATCAAGGCATGACTTCCGAGGATACGGTATTCTGGTTTACGACGACAGGGTGGATGATGTGGAATCTTCTAATGGGTGGTTTGCTTAATGAAGGGACGATCGTTCTTTATGACGGCAGTCCTTCTTTCCCGGATATGGATGCCCTTTGGCAATTGGCTGAAGATACAGGCATGACTTTCTTTGGAACAAGTGCACCATTCCTTACGAATTCCATGAAGTTAGGAATCAAGCCAATGGGAAAATATGATTTATCGAAATTGAAGGCCCTTTTTTCCACTGGAGCACCTTTGTCGGGTGACGGGTACAAATGGGTGTATGAGAATGTCAAGAAGGATATCTGGCTTAGTTCATCCAGTGGCGGAACCGATGTTTGTGCCGGATTTGTAGGTGGCGTTCCCACATTACCTGTAAGAATCGGGGAGATACAAGGAAGGGCATTAGGTGTTCGTGCAGAGGCCTTTGATGAACAAGGCCGAACATTGATTAATGAAGTCGGTGAATTGGTCATTACCAAACCCATGCCGTCCATGCCGCTTTATTTCTGGAATGATCAAGACGGGACAAGATACTACGAGAGTTATTTCGATACGTATCCCGGCATTTGGAAACATGGTGATTGGATAAAAATCGACGACAAGGGCAGTTGTATCATTTATGGTCGTTCCGACTCGACCATCAACCGTTCTGGTGTACGGATGGGAACCAGCGATATCTACCGGGTCGTCGAAGCGATCGACGAGGTTATGGAAAGCCTTGTCATTGATAGGGAAGTGCTTGGCCGCGGTTCTTCCTTGCTCCTGTTCGTTGTCCTTAAGCCCGGTAATAGCCTGGATGCAGCATTGACAGCAAAAATCAAGGAACAAATCAGAGGACATGTGTCCCCTCGCTTTATTCCTGACCAAATCCATGTCGTTGAACAAATACCTAAAACTTTGAACGGAAAGAAAATGGAAGTCCCGATACGTAAAGTGTTGTTAGGTTTCGAGTTTGATAAAGTCGTGAATCCAGACTCCATGGGAAATCCTGATTCGCTTCAGTTCTTTAAAGAATTAGCCATTGAATTGAATGAGAAAAAAATATTCTAG
- a CDS encoding alpha-ketoacid dehydrogenase subunit beta: MSRKISMSQAINEAMAMAMRKDENVILMGEDVAGGAEVDHLQDDEAWGGVLGVTKGLVQEFGRDRILDTPIAEAGYMGAAMAAASTGLRPIAELMFNDFIGSCLDEVLNQGAKFRYMFGGKAQVPVTIRTMHGAGFRAAAQHSQSLYALFTSIPGLKVVVPSSPYDAKGLLLSAIEDNDPVIFFEDKTLYNMVGEVPEDYYTIPIGKAEIKRNGSDLTVVAIGKQVHTAMEAAEKLAVKGIEIEIVDPRSLSPLDEESILSSVAKTNRLIVIDEANPRCSMATDIAALVADKGFDTLDAPIKRITAPHTPVPFSPPLEDIYLPTSEKVIKVVSELLGEPSILGV, encoded by the coding sequence ATGAGTAGAAAAATCAGTATGTCACAAGCAATAAATGAAGCAATGGCCATGGCAATGAGAAAAGATGAAAATGTCATCCTTATGGGAGAAGATGTAGCCGGCGGTGCAGAGGTTGATCATTTGCAGGATGACGAAGCATGGGGTGGTGTTTTAGGTGTCACAAAAGGATTGGTTCAAGAGTTTGGCCGGGACAGGATCCTTGATACACCCATTGCTGAAGCAGGATATATGGGAGCGGCCATGGCAGCCGCTTCGACAGGTTTACGACCGATTGCCGAGTTAATGTTCAATGATTTCATTGGCAGCTGTTTGGATGAAGTATTGAATCAAGGTGCGAAGTTCCGCTATATGTTTGGGGGGAAAGCACAAGTTCCCGTGACGATCCGTACGATGCATGGTGCAGGATTCAGGGCGGCAGCTCAGCATTCACAAAGCCTTTATGCCTTATTTACAAGCATTCCTGGATTGAAGGTGGTCGTCCCTTCTTCCCCGTACGATGCAAAAGGGCTATTACTTTCAGCCATTGAAGATAATGACCCAGTCATCTTTTTTGAAGATAAAACGCTATATAACATGGTAGGAGAGGTCCCGGAAGACTACTATACAATTCCGATTGGCAAAGCCGAAATTAAAAGGAATGGCTCGGATTTGACGGTCGTTGCCATCGGTAAGCAAGTTCACACAGCAATGGAGGCAGCTGAAAAACTTGCAGTGAAGGGCATTGAAATTGAGATTGTAGATCCAAGGAGCTTGTCACCACTGGATGAGGAATCAATTCTCTCCTCTGTGGCAAAAACAAATCGTTTAATCGTGATAGATGAAGCGAATCCAAGATGCAGCATGGCAACGGATATTGCCGCATTGGTTGCGGATAAGGGATTTGACACTCTCGATGCGCCAATAAAAAGGATTACTGCTCCACATACACCAGTACCTTTTTCACCTCCCCTAGAAGATATTTACCTTCCAACATCAGAAAAAGTGATAAAAGTCGTTTCGGAATTATTGGGGGAACCATCCATTCTTGGGGTGTAA
- a CDS encoding GTPase, with product MVERHDEMGSIFSFIKGQVDKLPISQSKKNKMLDQLLKLKTMTVDAREPRIALVGRRGSGKSSLINAMFGQEKQYVSSVKSGTGKGKWLWYPSDAEPKIRLLDSRGLGESETPTEEFEEETPMDELIKAVTEEQPDVFLFLIKAKETDSRVEEDLKELNKLRKIVKENHHYDVPVICVVTQVDELDPPHYKQAPFDANPKKKQNIDEAIALMAKRFNESEIPLLNIIPICSYIDFDESGNIEYDMRWNIDLLSDYLIEALPSEAKLKTAKAMQSQIVKKKFARTIVGTFTAIAGLIGAEPIPFADFPILTGIQGLMIVVIGFIADKEINTKTAGEFITALGINVGIGLLVREGVRAAVRFIPGAGLAVSGAVAGAVTYGIGQAAIAYFIENKDIDQAKKAYKNANKEYKNEDLDS from the coding sequence ATGGTGGAAAGACACGATGAAATGGGAAGCATATTCAGTTTCATTAAAGGCCAGGTAGATAAGCTGCCCATTTCACAATCGAAAAAGAACAAAATGCTCGACCAGCTATTGAAGCTCAAAACGATGACGGTTGATGCAAGGGAACCGCGAATTGCTCTTGTCGGAAGGCGTGGGTCTGGAAAATCATCACTGATCAACGCGATGTTTGGTCAGGAAAAGCAATATGTCAGTTCCGTTAAATCTGGAACGGGTAAGGGAAAATGGCTTTGGTACCCAAGTGATGCTGAGCCCAAAATTCGTTTGCTTGACTCCCGCGGGTTGGGTGAGAGTGAAACTCCCACGGAAGAATTTGAAGAAGAAACACCAATGGATGAATTGATAAAAGCGGTAACCGAAGAACAGCCTGATGTGTTTCTTTTCTTGATTAAAGCTAAAGAAACGGATTCACGGGTTGAAGAGGATTTGAAAGAGTTGAACAAGCTGCGCAAGATCGTTAAAGAGAATCACCATTATGATGTACCCGTCATCTGTGTGGTCACTCAGGTGGATGAGTTAGATCCTCCACATTATAAACAAGCACCTTTTGATGCCAATCCAAAGAAAAAACAAAATATTGATGAAGCGATTGCTTTGATGGCTAAGCGATTTAACGAAAGTGAAATCCCACTATTGAACATCATTCCGATTTGTTCGTATATTGATTTCGATGAAAGCGGAAATATTGAATATGATATGCGTTGGAACATCGATTTGCTTTCTGATTACTTGATCGAGGCCTTACCCAGTGAAGCGAAGCTGAAGACGGCCAAAGCCATGCAAAGCCAAATCGTTAAGAAGAAATTCGCGAGGACGATCGTGGGAACATTTACCGCAATTGCCGGTTTAATCGGTGCAGAGCCAATACCTTTTGCCGATTTTCCCATTTTGACCGGCATTCAAGGGTTGATGATTGTAGTGATTGGTTTTATCGCGGATAAGGAAATCAATACAAAAACGGCAGGTGAATTCATAACAGCATTAGGCATCAATGTTGGAATCGGTCTCCTTGTCAGGGAGGGTGTCAGGGCTGCAGTTCGTTTCATACCAGGGGCTGGTCTAGCCGTTTCCGGTGCGGTAGCGGGTGCTGTTACGTATGGAATCGGGCAAGCCGCGATAGCTTACTTTATCGAAAACAAAGATATTGATCAGGCGAAGAAAGCTTATAAGAATGCTAACAAAGAATATAAAAATGAAGACCTTGACTCTTAA
- the map gene encoding type I methionyl aminopeptidase: MITIKSEREIHLMHEAGKLLAATHREIAKMIKPGITTWEIEEFVDKYLAEHGATPEQKGYNGYKYATCASVNDVICHGFPQKKALKEGDIVTIDMVVNLNGGLADSAWTYAVGEVSDEAQRLMDVTKNALYRGIEVARAGNRLGDIGHAIQSYAEGEKFSVVRDFTGHGIGKTMHEDPTVLHYGKPGKGARLKEGMVITIEPMLNAGTWHMKMDQDGWTARTADGKISAQYEHTLVITKENPIILTEQ, translated from the coding sequence ATGATAACTATTAAAAGTGAACGAGAAATACATTTGATGCATGAAGCTGGCAAACTTCTTGCTGCGACGCATAGAGAAATCGCTAAAATGATAAAACCGGGCATTACGACTTGGGAAATCGAAGAGTTTGTCGATAAATACTTGGCAGAGCACGGTGCTACACCTGAACAAAAGGGTTATAACGGCTACAAATATGCAACGTGCGCATCGGTGAATGATGTAATTTGCCACGGCTTCCCGCAAAAGAAAGCCCTGAAAGAGGGAGACATCGTAACGATTGATATGGTGGTGAACCTAAACGGCGGTTTGGCGGATTCAGCTTGGACATATGCAGTCGGTGAAGTTTCAGATGAAGCTCAGCGTTTAATGGATGTAACTAAGAATGCTCTATATAGAGGCATCGAAGTTGCACGTGCAGGTAATCGTCTCGGGGACATAGGGCATGCAATCCAGTCATATGCAGAAGGTGAAAAGTTTTCAGTTGTCCGCGATTTTACAGGACACGGAATCGGAAAAACCATGCACGAAGACCCGACCGTTTTACATTATGGTAAACCAGGTAAAGGTGCCCGTCTTAAAGAAGGTATGGTCATCACGATTGAGCCTATGTTGAATGCAGGAACATGGCATATGAAAATGGACCAAGACGGATGGACGGCGAGAACGGCAGATGGAAAGATTTCTGCCCAATATGAACATACTCTCGTTATTACAAAAGAAAATCCAATCATTTTAACGGAACAATAA